The Methanococcoides sp. AM1 DNA window AATATGAACAGAAATTAGAAAATGGTAACAATAACCGATCCAGGTATGAATTTGATATTCTTTCTAAAGATGGAAACAAGATATAGGTTGACGCCAGTGCAGCTACCATTGAATACGAGAGCAGGCCTGCAGTTATGGCAATCTTGCGTGATATAACCAAGAAAAAAGAAATGGTAAATGCACTGAAAACATCAGAAAAGAAATTCAGAAACATTTTTAACAACTCCAATGATGCAATTGCCATATATGACCTGAAAGGTAACGTCCTTGAAGTAAATGAAATTGCTTGCGAATTCACTGGTCGCAATCGAAATGAAATTTTACAAAACTCAATTATTGATATGGTTTCGCCTGGATATAGAGCAAGGTTAACTGAAGATCTAAAACAACTTTATGAAGACAAATACTCAATATTTGAAACATTTATTCTTTCCAAAGATGGAGTGAGCATCCCTGTAGAACTAAGTAATCGTATTATTGAGTATGAAAACCAAACAGCTGTATTGAGCATTGCCAGAGATATTACAGAGCGAAAAGAGTCAGAAAGGAAATTAAAAGAAAGTGAAACAAAATACAGGGAAGTTGTTTCATCGATCGATGCACTCTTCTGGAAAGCAGATGTGGCAGAAGATGGAAGCTTTATTAATACGTATCTTTCCCCTTTTGCAGATAAGTTGTATGGAGTAGAAAAAGGAATATTAGGGAACGATTGGGCTAAATCATTTAGTTACGTACACCCCGACGATCTGCCTGGTTTGTTCCAAAAACTAAATGAGATCATCAAAGAAAGATATTCCCTTAATAATTATGAATATCGTGTCATTAGACCAGATGGAACTCAATTATGGGTATATGAAAAAGCCATATCAAATGTTAATTCAGAAGGAGCAGTGCAAATATTCGGAACTACAGTCGACATAACAGAACTTAAAACCATACATGATGAACTGGTAGTCGAAAGGGACCTGGCACAAAAGTATTTTGATGTTGCTAAAGTTATTATGTTAGTTCTTAACACGAATGGTAATGTTGTTCAAATTAACAAAAAGGGATGTGAAGTCCTTGGTTATGAAGAAGAAGATATTGTCGGAAAGAATTGGAGTGAGAACTTCCTTCTGGAATACTTCCGCGAACAAGTTGAAAAACAAATGGAATATTTACTGTCAAATAATAAGAAAAAAATAGAATACCATGAAAATCCAATTTTGAATTCTGTTGGTGAAGAAAGGTGGATAGCATGGAACACTTCTATATTAAGTAACAAAAATGGTGATATTGAAGGAATTCTATGCTCGGGACAGGATATTACAGAGCGAAAGCTATTCGAAGAGAATTTAGTGGATGCGAAAATAACTTCTGAGCTTGCAAATCGCTCCAAGAGCGAGTTCCTGGCAAATATGAGCCATGAACTAAGAACTCCGCTTAATTCTGTAATTGGTTTTTCGGATGTTCTGTACAATGAGACTTTTGGAGAGCTTAATGAAAAACAAAGGAAATATACAGAGAATATCCATAAAAGTGGACAGAATCTTTTGAAGATCATAAATAACATACTTGACCTCTCGGCCATAGAAGCAAGAACAACTGAACTAAATTGTGAAACGTTTTTTTTCTCCGATGTTCTCAAAGAAGTCAGAAAAAATATGATCCCACTTGCAACGCAAAAGAACATATCCATAGATATCGATACTGAGGACATGATCTTGATGAATGGTGACAAAAACAAAGTTATACAGATACTTAACAATCTCATCAGCAATGCGATCAAATTTAACAATAATGATGGTTCGATCCTTATCAAAGCACAAAACATCGATAATGAAATAAATATATCAATAATGGATACAGGAATCGGAATCCCTGAAAAAGAGATTGAGAAACTATTCGACCCATTTTATCAGATCGACGGATCAACATCACGAGACTATGGAGGAAATGGGATTGGTCTTGCCCTTGTAAAGTATTTTGTTGGAATGCATAAGGGCGATGTCTGGATAGAAAGTCAGGAAGGAATCGGGACTGAGGTTCATATTAAACTTCCTGCTGAACAAAAGATCGCCTCCAGGATTGTAAACTGAACTTACAAGTCGAACACAGGGTTTATGGGAAAGAAAAAGTTATAGGCGGATCATTTCATGTTCTTCCATGGGATCGAGAATAAAATACATCATTTATTAAAATTATCCACATATACCTTCAACCCCATTTGTTCAAAGTGACCCAGAAAATACTTCCCCGCCCCTCAGGATTATCCTCGACCCCAACACTGCCACCATGAAGATCAACTATCTTCCTGACTATGGCAAGACCGAGACCAGTTCCCTTGATACCTTTTTTTGTGACGCGTTTGAAACGCTCGAACAACTCCGGCTTGTTCTCGTCAGAAACCCCTTCGCCAAGATCCGTAACTGACACTTTCCATTCATCACCGGCATCTGAGATGGCAATGATAATCCTTTCATTTTCAGGGCTGTATTTTATCGCGTTTGACAGCAGATTAGAAAACACATCCTCTATCATCGGGTTTGCTTTTGCAGGATACGTACCTTTATGAGCAAATTCAACTACCATCTGCCTCTCTTCGATGTTGGGCCTGAAGTTGCCGACCACACTCTCAATAACAAGAGCCAGATCCATTTCCTGAAACTCGATCTCCTCGAAGGAATCCAGTTTTGCGAACCTTGCAGCATTTTCGATCATATCTATCAGTTTTTTATTGTTGCGATCAATGGTCCTTACCATATCATGCTTCTTCTCATCATCCTCCATCTCAAGCAACAGCTCGGCATAACCCTTGACGATACCTGCAGGATTTAGAAGATCATGGCGCATTATGTCGGTGAAAAGTTCTTTAAGTTCGTTTGAATGTTCAAGGTCTTCCGCATACTTTTTGAGTTTTTCAAGAGATTCCCTGCGCTGGACAAGTCTCCACAAGCCTTGCATCAAGAGCGTCAGCTGGCGAACATCGGAAGCATCATAATCTCCTTCTTTGTTGCTAACACCCGCAGTTGCGACTATCCTCTCCCCTTCAAAGATAGGAACTGCCATGT harbors:
- a CDS encoding PAS domain-containing sensor histidine kinase; this encodes MAILRDITKKKEMVNALKTSEKKFRNIFNNSNDAIAIYDLKGNVLEVNEIACEFTGRNRNEILQNSIIDMVSPGYRARLTEDLKQLYEDKYSIFETFILSKDGVSIPVELSNRIIEYENQTAVLSIARDITERKESERKLKESETKYREVVSSIDALFWKADVAEDGSFINTYLSPFADKLYGVEKGILGNDWAKSFSYVHPDDLPGLFQKLNEIIKERYSLNNYEYRVIRPDGTQLWVYEKAISNVNSEGAVQIFGTTVDITELKTIHDELVVERDLAQKYFDVAKVIMLVLNTNGNVVQINKKGCEVLGYEEEDIVGKNWSENFLLEYFREQVEKQMEYLLSNNKKKIEYHENPILNSVGEERWIAWNTSILSNKNGDIEGILCSGQDITERKLFEENLVDAKITSELANRSKSEFLANMSHELRTPLNSVIGFSDVLYNETFGELNEKQRKYTENIHKSGQNLLKIINNILDLSAIEARTTELNCETFFFSDVLKEVRKNMIPLATQKNISIDIDTEDMILMNGDKNKVIQILNNLISNAIKFNNNDGSILIKAQNIDNEINISIMDTGIGIPEKEIEKLFDPFYQIDGSTSRDYGGNGIGLALVKYFVGMHKGDVWIESQEGIGTEVHIKLPAEQKIASRIVN
- a CDS encoding GAF domain-containing protein; translation: MGSEKEYRMIFEKSPLGIIYFDREGIVTLCNERSSAIIDKKKENIIGSDILSIFNDEQMGSAIQTVLSGTPVQYEGEYLPSPEVSSVQMEFHCSPDVSEDGSLLGGICIIEDISLRRSLEDTLKIDESRLEALLKLEQMMDAPMQEIADFVHEEAVKLTGSNIGYLAFLNEDESALIMHTWSNSVMKECTVPDRKFVYEVDRIGLWGEPIRQRKPVIINDYNAPDPLKKGYPEGHVELSNYMAVPIFEGERIVATAGVSNKEGDYDASDVRQLTLLMQGLWRLVQRRESLEKLKKYAEDLEHSNELKELFTDIMRHDLLNPAGIVKGYAELLLEMEDDEKKHDMVRTIDRNNKKLIDMIENAARFAKLDSFEEIEFQEMDLALVIESVVGNFRPNIEERQMVVEFAHKGTYPAKANPMIEDVFSNLLSNAIKYSPENERIIIAISDAGDEWKVSVTDLGEGVSDENKPELFERFKRVTKKGIKGTGLGLAIVRKIVDLHGGSVGVEDNPEGRGSIFWVTLNKWG